A genomic region of Capra hircus breed San Clemente chromosome 19, ASM170441v1, whole genome shotgun sequence contains the following coding sequences:
- the MRPS23 gene encoding 28S ribosomal protein S23, mitochondrial isoform X1, protein MAGSRLETVGSIFTRTRDLIRAGVLKEKPLWFDIYNAFPPLREPVFRRPRLRYGKAKSPTQDIFYHEDQIRAVQQLFFTPFLATIYNWRFSLWCSVFSRKFYSAYGSGPKAFELFNPNFKSTCQRFVEKYIELQKLGETDEEKLFVEAGKALLVEGVILRRVEKARTQQEGSQVPQKSESMGVESQTALEENPPLNEVPQAQHLEAPGEELKGLSPP, encoded by the exons ATGGCGGGGAGCCGGCTGGAAACCGTGGGGAGCATTTTCACGCG GACGCGAGACCTGATTCGGGCTGGGGTGCTGAAGGAGAAACCCCTTTGGTTTGACATATATAACGCCTTCCCTCCACTGCGGGAGCCAGTCTTCCGAAGGCCTCGCTTGCGATATGGCAAAGCTAAATCTCCTACCCAGGACATCTTTTACCACGAGGATCAGATTAGAGC GGTCCAGCAATTATTCTTTACTCCATTCTTGGCCACGATCTATAATTGGAGATTTTCATTGTGGTGTTCTGTATTTTCAAGGAAATTTTATTCAGCCTATGGATCTGGTCCAAAAGCTTTTGAGCTGTTCAACCCAAACTTCAAGTCTACCTGCCAACG GTTCGTGGAGAAGTACATTGAGCTACAGAAACTTGGAGAAACAGATGAAGAGAAGTTATTTGTGGAAGCAGGGAAGGCTTTGTTGGTGGAAGGTGTCATTTTAAGACGAGTAGAAAAAGCGAGGACT CAACAGGAAGGTAGTCAAGTTCCCCAGAAATCTGAATCCATGGGTGTCGAATCCCAAACTGCGTTGGAGGAGAACCCGCCTCTGAACGAAGTTCCACAGGCCCAGCATCTGGAGGCACCTGGAGAAGAGTTGAAAGGCCTCTCACCTCCCTGA
- the MRPS23 gene encoding 28S ribosomal protein S23, mitochondrial isoform X2, with translation MAGSRLETVGSIFTRTRDLIRAGVLKEKPLWFDIYNAFPPLREPVFRRPRLRYGKAKSPTQDIFYHEDQIRAKFYSAYGSGPKAFELFNPNFKSTCQRFVEKYIELQKLGETDEEKLFVEAGKALLVEGVILRRVEKARTQQEGSQVPQKSESMGVESQTALEENPPLNEVPQAQHLEAPGEELKGLSPP, from the exons ATGGCGGGGAGCCGGCTGGAAACCGTGGGGAGCATTTTCACGCG GACGCGAGACCTGATTCGGGCTGGGGTGCTGAAGGAGAAACCCCTTTGGTTTGACATATATAACGCCTTCCCTCCACTGCGGGAGCCAGTCTTCCGAAGGCCTCGCTTGCGATATGGCAAAGCTAAATCTCCTACCCAGGACATCTTTTACCACGAGGATCAGATTAGAGC GAAATTTTATTCAGCCTATGGATCTGGTCCAAAAGCTTTTGAGCTGTTCAACCCAAACTTCAAGTCTACCTGCCAACG GTTCGTGGAGAAGTACATTGAGCTACAGAAACTTGGAGAAACAGATGAAGAGAAGTTATTTGTGGAAGCAGGGAAGGCTTTGTTGGTGGAAGGTGTCATTTTAAGACGAGTAGAAAAAGCGAGGACT CAACAGGAAGGTAGTCAAGTTCCCCAGAAATCTGAATCCATGGGTGTCGAATCCCAAACTGCGTTGGAGGAGAACCCGCCTCTGAACGAAGTTCCACAGGCCCAGCATCTGGAGGCACCTGGAGAAGAGTTGAAAGGCCTCTCACCTCCCTGA